A stretch of the uncultured Trichococcus sp. genome encodes the following:
- a CDS encoding aldo/keto reductase: MEQTYITLNDGNKIPQFGLGVFQIPGDEETRKACLEAFKLGYRHIDTAHAYQNERGVGQAVKESGIPREEIWITTKLWPSEYGEGLTEKAIDKMLVRLGTDYIDLLLLHQQFGDYLGAWKDMEKAVSQGKVKSIGLSNFESDRLEEVLAAATINPSVLQVECHPYYQQNELKKRIAPYNTVIESWFPLGHGDAALIEEPVFTKLAEKYGKTNAQIILRWHIQEGIIVFPKSSNPVHIKENIDIFDFELTEEEMNEIRRLDKGFRYYRRTLAEQEEALSQLVPAD; the protein is encoded by the coding sequence ATGGAACAAACGTACATCACATTGAACGACGGCAACAAAATTCCGCAATTCGGACTGGGTGTTTTCCAGATTCCGGGGGACGAAGAGACCAGGAAAGCTTGCCTGGAAGCCTTTAAATTGGGCTATCGCCACATCGATACCGCGCATGCCTATCAAAATGAACGCGGTGTCGGTCAGGCAGTGAAAGAAAGCGGTATTCCAAGAGAAGAGATTTGGATCACTACGAAACTGTGGCCAAGCGAATACGGCGAGGGGTTAACCGAAAAAGCCATCGACAAAATGCTGGTGCGTCTGGGGACGGACTATATCGACCTCCTGCTGCTGCACCAACAATTCGGCGATTACTTGGGCGCCTGGAAAGATATGGAAAAAGCGGTCTCCCAAGGCAAAGTCAAGAGCATCGGCCTGAGTAACTTTGAATCCGATCGGCTGGAAGAAGTGCTCGCTGCCGCAACGATCAACCCTTCCGTTCTGCAGGTCGAATGCCACCCTTATTATCAACAAAACGAGCTGAAGAAACGGATCGCGCCATACAACACAGTCATCGAAAGCTGGTTTCCATTGGGCCATGGCGATGCGGCTCTGATCGAGGAGCCCGTATTCACCAAATTGGCTGAAAAATACGGGAAGACGAATGCCCAGATCATCCTGCGCTGGCACATCCAGGAAGGCATCATCGTGTTCCCGAAATCCTCAAATCCGGTGCACATCAAAGAGAATATCGACATTTTCGATTTCGAATTGACGGAGGAAGAAATGAACGAAATCCGCCGACTGGACAAGGGCTTCCGCTACTACAGACGGACGCTTGCGGAACAAGAAGAAGCGCTGAGCCAACTCGTGCCGGCTGATTAG
- a CDS encoding helix-turn-helix domain-containing protein encodes MKLINPWENIKIKKIGNKEVIQNFDDDIHLLYVLVGELSVESEGSYLTLQKDDFFILHKSNSYTCHTGDSKVFQLSLQYFYSEEDASNPYSYYFTGDSVKNTHSSDMQVTYLLNQLVELYIFKEQKRISEIFEVYFNLINTLEKKYFVKVKLEADRSIKQKVEEVKFYIDNNFDKEIRLSDLAGKLFVSEQYLSKLFSNEIGLSLSEYLIRKRLEKVRKDLFETEKSVTSIAFSAGFSNINSFNRLFKKYQGMTPSEYRREAKKGIEIQSSPFAIPNEELTDLQKYFAEEEEGNSADKLKIDVSEAEDYDCDKYLINLGYAGDLLHTSFSQQIRYTQEQNAFRYGRIWGLFNNALFEQVGDEFDFTKVDEILQTVLDAGMIPFLELGFKGKLIHETHTKIIKKEPFELKTNRMAGILLRFTTFLNHCIDKYGDEEVSKWIIEIWKPNALVLKNTDQEQLSLIEMDDEQVDISQYPHYIRYFSQISESIKRIVPGMQVGGCGLSLDIERGDMRNFLRKWKQEKVKPDFISIGIYPIDEIKHGFVVEKRANPISPDEDYMLNKIRDIRTLLDELDLGTKLYVTEFNVTILNREIINDTAFKGAYILKNILSILSYCDLIGYWQLSDLTVTSFDTAKKEIFGGTGILSKNGVPKIGYYAFKFLKKLGPKRIFASENLIVTRKEKQYQLLCYHYSHLNATYYYDTSGGFHKNNAYAIFDNEQPLDWTIELNGFEAAGKYRVIKYSIGKNNGNFLEEVNAISQSDHFDKEMIQYLKQKCVPKIEIQTQIISDDKLVLEIHLSPYDICLFDIQKVSD; translated from the coding sequence TTGAAACTCATCAATCCATGGGAAAACATCAAGATCAAAAAAATCGGCAACAAGGAAGTCATCCAAAATTTTGATGATGATATCCATCTGCTGTATGTATTGGTCGGGGAACTGTCGGTTGAATCCGAAGGCAGTTATTTGACTTTGCAAAAGGACGATTTTTTCATTCTGCATAAATCCAATTCGTATACATGCCATACAGGCGATTCGAAAGTTTTTCAGTTGTCATTGCAGTATTTTTATTCCGAAGAAGATGCATCCAACCCGTACAGCTACTATTTTACCGGAGATTCGGTCAAAAATACCCACAGCTCGGATATGCAAGTAACCTATCTGTTGAACCAATTGGTGGAATTATACATTTTTAAGGAACAGAAGCGGATATCGGAGATTTTTGAGGTCTACTTCAATCTCATCAATACTCTGGAGAAGAAATATTTTGTGAAAGTAAAGCTTGAAGCAGATCGGAGCATCAAGCAAAAAGTCGAGGAGGTCAAGTTTTACATAGATAACAACTTTGACAAGGAAATCCGCTTGTCCGATCTGGCCGGGAAGTTGTTCGTGTCGGAACAGTACCTTTCCAAACTGTTTTCAAACGAAATCGGCTTGTCCCTCAGCGAATATCTGATCAGAAAACGTCTGGAAAAAGTGCGGAAAGATTTGTTTGAAACCGAAAAATCTGTAACCAGCATTGCGTTTTCCGCTGGATTTTCCAACATCAATTCCTTCAACCGGCTGTTCAAAAAATACCAAGGGATGACCCCGAGTGAGTACCGCAGAGAAGCGAAAAAGGGTATCGAAATCCAATCTTCACCTTTTGCGATACCGAATGAAGAACTAACGGATCTGCAGAAGTACTTTGCGGAAGAGGAAGAAGGAAATAGTGCCGACAAGCTTAAAATTGATGTGTCAGAGGCTGAAGATTACGATTGCGATAAATATCTGATCAATCTCGGTTATGCGGGGGACCTGCTCCACACGTCGTTCTCCCAACAGATCCGATATACGCAAGAGCAGAATGCTTTTCGCTACGGCCGGATTTGGGGCTTGTTCAACAATGCCTTATTTGAACAGGTTGGCGATGAATTCGACTTCACAAAAGTTGATGAAATCCTGCAGACGGTTCTCGATGCCGGGATGATTCCGTTTTTGGAACTTGGATTCAAAGGGAAACTGATACATGAAACCCACACAAAAATCATAAAAAAAGAACCGTTTGAGCTGAAGACCAACAGAATGGCCGGTATCTTACTCAGATTCACAACCTTTCTCAACCATTGCATCGATAAATACGGCGATGAGGAAGTCTCAAAATGGATCATCGAAATATGGAAACCGAACGCATTGGTCCTTAAGAACACGGATCAGGAACAGCTATCCCTGATCGAGATGGATGACGAACAGGTAGATATTTCGCAGTATCCGCACTATATCCGTTATTTCAGTCAAATCAGCGAATCAATCAAACGTATCGTTCCGGGAATGCAAGTAGGCGGCTGCGGGTTGAGTTTGGATATCGAACGGGGAGACATGCGGAATTTTCTGCGCAAATGGAAACAGGAAAAAGTCAAACCGGACTTCATCAGCATCGGCATTTATCCGATTGATGAAATCAAACACGGTTTTGTTGTGGAGAAGCGTGCGAATCCGATTTCCCCCGATGAAGATTATATGCTGAATAAGATCAGGGACATCCGCACCTTGCTGGATGAATTGGATTTGGGTACAAAGTTGTACGTGACTGAATTCAACGTGACCATCCTGAATAGGGAAATCATCAATGATACGGCCTTCAAAGGCGCCTATATCCTGAAGAATATCCTTTCGATCCTGTCCTATTGCGATCTGATCGGGTATTGGCAATTGTCGGATTTGACGGTGACCAGTTTCGATACAGCCAAAAAAGAAATCTTTGGCGGAACCGGCATCCTATCCAAAAACGGCGTCCCCAAAATCGGTTACTATGCTTTCAAATTTCTCAAGAAATTAGGTCCAAAAAGAATTTTCGCTTCCGAAAATCTGATTGTGACCAGAAAAGAAAAGCAATATCAGTTACTGTGCTACCATTACAGCCATTTGAATGCGACCTATTACTACGACACCAGCGGAGGCTTCCACAAAAACAATGCCTATGCCATTTTTGACAATGAACAGCCGCTTGATTGGACAATTGAACTGAATGGTTTTGAAGCAGCCGGTAAATACCGGGTCATCAAGTACAGCATCGGGAAGAACAACGGTAATTTTTTGGAAGAGGTCAATGCGATCAGCCAATCCGATCATTTTGATAAAGAAATGATCCAATACCTGAAGCAAAAATGTGTGCCAAAGATCGAAATACAGACGCAGATCATCAGTGATGATAAATTAGTACTGGAAATCCACCTGTCTCCGTATGATATTTGCCTCTTTGACATCCAAAAAGTATCGGATTAG
- a CDS encoding glycoside-pentoside-hexuronide (GPH):cation symporter — protein MAEGLVKENRLAEKVKPKMSKWTMMIYGLGDLASQFVWTFVGTYLTVFYTDIVGLAPLAVSMIMLLARLWDGINDPIMGMIAERTRSKFGRFRPYVLFGAPFLALFSVLTFTSPFGNGTAGVIWASVIYTIAGMLYTLVNIPYGALAAVMTEDANERNELNAWRSIGMNVGMIVVNSLSAVLMLRFSEGSAVADGRGYFTTAMIYALISLPMFLGVFLTSKEVIQPTNQQKVSMKETMRNIFGNKYLMILFLIMVLQMTAFMGRIAVTTYYVIYCLGAFSLIAILMTIPSIGGAACSLLIVPLVKKFGKRNVLMVSMILQGIGLLVVYFSDFGNIRMIIAGHIIFGIFNMGFPITLSLVADSVDYQELKSGVRTDGTAYATYGLATKIGSAIGAAFGVMLLSYYGYQANMEQTLATKDGINTIVNLYPAILFFLGAAACLLWDLSDKDSEGIRRELDERRQIQD, from the coding sequence ATGGCAGAAGGATTAGTGAAAGAGAACAGGCTCGCTGAAAAAGTGAAGCCGAAGATGTCCAAATGGACGATGATGATTTATGGATTGGGTGATTTGGCAAGTCAATTTGTTTGGACATTCGTAGGGACTTATTTGACAGTATTTTATACAGACATCGTGGGTCTTGCTCCTTTAGCCGTTTCGATGATCATGTTGCTGGCGCGCTTGTGGGATGGCATCAATGATCCAATCATGGGGATGATCGCTGAAAGGACCAGAAGCAAGTTCGGCAGATTCAGACCTTATGTCCTGTTCGGAGCTCCGTTTTTGGCGCTGTTCAGTGTTTTGACCTTCACGAGTCCTTTCGGGAACGGAACGGCCGGGGTCATTTGGGCAAGTGTGATCTATACGATTGCCGGAATGCTCTATACGCTGGTGAACATCCCTTATGGTGCGCTTGCGGCAGTAATGACCGAAGATGCGAATGAACGAAATGAATTGAATGCATGGCGTTCCATCGGGATGAATGTAGGGATGATCGTTGTAAACTCATTGTCTGCAGTCTTGATGTTGCGCTTTTCTGAAGGATCGGCTGTTGCCGACGGACGGGGCTATTTTACTACTGCGATGATTTATGCACTGATTTCATTGCCTATGTTTCTGGGCGTTTTCCTGACATCAAAAGAAGTTATCCAACCGACCAACCAGCAAAAAGTCTCCATGAAAGAAACGATGCGCAATATATTCGGCAACAAATATTTGATGATCCTATTTTTGATCATGGTCCTGCAGATGACTGCCTTCATGGGTCGGATCGCTGTGACGACCTATTACGTGATTTATTGTTTGGGAGCGTTCTCTTTGATCGCTATCCTGATGACTATCCCTTCAATCGGCGGCGCAGCCTGCTCCTTGCTGATCGTTCCGTTGGTGAAAAAGTTCGGCAAACGGAATGTCCTGATGGTGAGTATGATTCTGCAGGGGATCGGCTTACTGGTTGTCTATTTCAGTGATTTCGGGAATATCCGGATGATTATCGCAGGACACATCATTTTTGGTATCTTCAATATGGGCTTCCCGATTACGTTATCCTTGGTAGCCGATTCGGTGGATTATCAGGAGCTGAAAAGCGGTGTCCGGACGGATGGAACGGCTTATGCCACTTATGGATTGGCGACAAAAATCGGTAGTGCGATCGGTGCTGCTTTCGGCGTGATGCTGCTGTCTTATTATGGTTATCAAGCCAATATGGAACAGACGCTTGCTACAAAGGACGGCATCAACACAATCGTGAACTTGTATCCGGCGATTCTATTCTTCTTGGGTGCAGCAGCTTGTCTGTTGTGGGATCTTTCCGATAAGGACTCGGAAGGAATCCGCAGAGAGCTGGACGAACGCCGTCAAATACAGGATTAA